The window AATTGATCCTATTAAGACCATACATTTAGCTTCAAATGTgcccaagatcatgcaattctgaCATGAATTGAGTGCATTATGGTTGATTTAAGGGTTCTATGCTTGTGACAGGATTTAGGGTAATTTTAGTCATTATTAATATCAATAAAATAGATGGTTTAGAAATAATTGATGGCGAGGGTTAGAGTTAGGGCTGGGCCAGGGTTGGCTCTAGCCTGCCCTGGTCCCTAATCAAGCTGAAAAGACCTAGCCATGGCCCTACTCCTTTAGGACCAAGCCAAGCCAGGGCCGGCCCCTTAAGATCAACTGGGTCAAAACTTGgaccaatccactcattaggtgggccatagaagtACATTCATTCAAACCATATGTATCCTTTGATTTCAATGGTGTCACTTGCTAGTAGTGCACCACCCTGATTTTCACACTCTGAGTTTTACGTTGTTACCCACATTTGGCTAAGATGTTTGACGCAAGACATAAACTACTTTAGGGCCAATAGTTTGGGTCggtccatgccattcatcatggCCCGGGTGTGGATTTCAGGCCCGGGACCAGCACTCGGCCAAGTTTAAGTGGCCACGCTGCTCAGCCCATTACCACCCCTAGTTGGATTAGAGTTCTTTTGCATTGCAGAAAGTAAATATTTGTAAAGACTCCTTAAAAGGAAAATAATTATTAATAAGAATAAAATAACAGTCATAACAGTTACAACGGTTACACCCATGTTCCTGTATGGTTAGAAcagttattttattattaataattATTTTCCTATTACTCCTTTTATGAAGATTTAcccaagacaaaaaaaaaaaaaaaaaaaaaaagactcctTTGCAAAGGAATGTGCAATTCTGAATGTAAGGAAAgaacatagttttttttttaatttatttttattttttattactgtAATCTTGTTTTCAACTAATTTTGGGGGTGTGGTGCTGACGTAGGTGCTGGAAAGTACACTTAGTAGACTTAATCGCTTGGTCAcatgcaacagagaccaagatcTGTGCCAGTCAAGAGTGAGTTGGAACAAGTTGAAGGcactaaaagggcaaggggaaggcccaaaaggacatgggtggaggtattAGGAAAAGACTTGATAACCTGCAGTATAACTTATAGCCCTTGATTGAGTGGGAtagtggaacaggattcatgtagtcgacaccaattagttgggatcaggcttagatgatgttgatgatgatctcACTTAGGTGCAGATTCAACTGGAAGTTCCAGGTTTGATGCAATTTCAAACTCAAAACTTCAAACTACATATTAACATGTGTTGCATTGAATCATCTAACCTAACACTAAATAGATAAGTAACTAATATGGCTTTCTTGGATGAAATGCAAATGAATATTGACTACAGAACAATATCAACACTTAATGCATAGCAACAATAAATTGCGATAATCCCTCAAACTTTCAATGGCAAGCCAAGTTGGGatgtttttcaaaattttaagctCTCCCAAGTTCCAATTTCATCAAAATTTTCAAGAAAGAAACATAAAAAAGTATCACATTAAAAGAGTGTTTTATGCCATTTTACATGATTTGAGTGCATTTTATCATATCTTCTATTGCTAATTCACTGCACTGGTGGATGTGTGGGGTCCAGGGGCTGATCACGCTCTCATCTAATAAACAAGTCCACCAGCCTAAAATggataataaaaatattataacAAATGAATTATTGCTAATAAACAACAAAGGTGGGGTTGAGTGTTCACTGATCCAGACCATATagtcacaataataataatggagtaatacattaaaaaaaaaaaggattacttaatataaaaaataaatcacaatggtgGACAAGCTCtagctttcaaaaaaaaataaaaaaaacggaCATGAAAGAATCCCAGTATATAAGCATGATGCAACATTTAAATGCAAAATGAGCACACCTGTTCAAATGCGATTGGAGGGGGTTCTCTCTGAGAGATTTACATCGTATTCATATCAATCTGTTCATTGCATTACTAACACAAACATGctaagatttatatatatatatatatatatatatataagtatgatTTATAACTTGGCAGGCTGTATGCGATGCACAGTTGTAACATAACCAAACTGGAGTATGATGCTTATCCGATACCGTTACATTCCCAAATATATGTAGCTTTCACCCTATATACTTGGCATTGAGAAAGAATTTCTGAATGTTTATTGCCAACAAGAAGGTCACAAAAGCCAAAGTAAAACTGAATAATTACCCCCTCAAATAATGGGTTCAACCAATAGGAAAACATGAGTGCCTTCACAAACTCATTTCTCCTTATTTTGTCTCTCTTGAACGTGGTATGCTAAAACGGTTATGTAACAGTAAAAGTGGTAACCGTTACGCATTACGGCGCTGAAACGGCcattataaaaactaaaaaaaaaaaaaaaaaaaaggatggcccGTAACAGGCTAGAAACAGATTttttcagggaaaaaaaaaaggccattgcggccaccgttaccgttatggaataccttgctatTGAATGATAAGTTTCCCAACCTATTGTGCCAATACTCTCTACAAAAATTATTATGTCAATAGGTCTGCTGATGGTCCGTCTATCTGCTTTGCCATTAGCCTCCCAAGAGATCTAGAAAAAGGAGAAAGAGCCGCCATCAGGTTAAGTCTCTAACTTCTTTGATGGGATCAGCTGACCTCAACAAATAGCTACTGCCACTGGCCCAAGATATCGCATTACAAGAGTCCCCCTCCAGGATAATAGGACCAGGAATAACTCGATAGCAGCCTCTCCTTAGTTACAGGCTCGTGGGTGGGGGTTGGGCTTTTTGTGGCTTGCAACCAGGtcatccttcaaaaaataaaaataaaatgaactctAATAGCTATTCTGCTGGCTTGACAGAGAGCAGCAGCTTCAGCATGATTGAAGTGTCCTATACCAATGAGCCATCCACAAGATCTCGACCATTACAGTCCTGAATGAGGCTCCTAACAGCTGCCGAGATAGGATTTCCCCAAGAGCATCTATCAAATTTTAGTTTATAGCTACCAAGAGCATGGGGATTCCAAGAAGCAgaagattttttttgttttttgtttgtttgtgcgtgtatgcgtgcgtgcgtgcgtgtgttttcTCCTCCAAGAAGCAGAAGATTTGAAGCACACCCACCCATTGACCAGTATCTCTTTCCATCCAGCTTCAAACAACACCTGAGAAATATACCTTTGAAGCTTTGATGCACTCTTGCCCGACATAACAACCATTCTGAATAGTTTCTTCACTACATACCCAGACGCATGAACCTTTCCTTCAAAAAAATTTCTTCTATTACATTCAAGCAATATCACCCACATACCTGCAAACAATGCCATAATCCACATATACAGACAATTATGGCCCCAAGCTAATGCAGCCCAACAGTCAATCATCTCACCACCAGAACTAGGGATAGTCCAAGCCATCCCAGATTTTGAAAACACTGCATCCAAATGCCTCAGGATATACCTTGATGTTGGTAACCAAGGAGGCCACAGATGATTCCTCATCTTAAAAAATTCTCCTGTTCTTTCCAAATTCCCCACATTATGGTATGGGGCAATGTCTTCCACATAACTTTGCCTCATGGCATGAAGGGACTGTTACTCCATCCTTTCATGGCTAAAGAGCCCCAATTGACTTCAAATAAGGCAAAAAACTTGTCCAGAACTTCAAAGCTACCTTGCACCTTATGAAAAGATGATCCACTGATCCTAATTCCTTTTGCACATCATGCAAATAGTTGGGCCatcccaattgagttttggagaTTACCTAAAATAAGCATTTTGTTCGAGACCACCATCCACATAAAGGCCTTCACCCTCTGCAAAGCATCAGGTTCCCACACTTTTGACCAAATTCGGTCAGTAATGCTTTGCTGGCATAAAGCCCTAAGATACTATTTTGTTGAAAAAGAACCATTGGGAAATGGGGACCAAACCATTTCTTGTTTTATTAAAAGGAAAATGTGCTGACCTATGCGAAAGGTCAAGAAGCTCGCCACCATCACTATATCAGAATTTTAAGATTCCTACAAAAATGAATTGAACACACCACAATTTGTCCAACTATTTCATAGgatttttctctttctcattGTGACATGGGTAAAGtcaaggattttttttattttttattttttgttgctaAGATGCTATCCTCAACCCACACATCCTCCCAAATTTGAATCCTTTTTGCACTTACCACCTTGAACCTAACCTCCATTGCtagcatggtgtgccgtaaaggccgttacagggccgtaaaggccgttacataaaggtaacggtggcaaccgttacgagTTACGGGGTCGtacggccgtaacagccgttatggaaaaaaatgacctgtaattgctGTTAACAGCAcattacgtcccctataaaggccataacagccccgtaattgtctgttatggggcagatacacgttttccatactttttaatcaacattatgggacaaatacaagtttttcaggatttttttttccaaaaaaaaaaagaaaagaaagagagagagagaccgtaacggctgttacgggggctgtaacagccgttacgacctatattgtaaaggtaatggtcatggccgttacggccaccgttaccgttatagaACACCTTGATTGCTAGAGATGAGCTCAACCCTCTTGTTGTagtcagtgtttgaaatatcggtatcgtgttacgtatcacattcttgggatacaaatatgtatcggttatcgcatgggatatattagttgtatcgtgtaatgtatcgctgttgttagaaaaatggggaaacattgggaatttggttgaattttttggtgattgttaaaaaagacatcaatagacacttataaatcaaaacattataaaaaacaagtacacataataggttttctttatatggggtcctaatctatgtgttgtttaactgaattgatgcaagtaagttcaatgtctattcatataatttataaatgtaagaagatgtgtggaaacacaacaatacattcaaaagcaaaagaagaatcactagattagattacatacatgtttgatttgatgtttggacacaaagattacGAACGATTTCtgagaaattgggaatttttgatttatttttttttcagttttccgcaactcggcctaTATCcttcaaatctcaaaattgaagctctcaattcatgatttttcatgcaaaacatgaaaaataatggatttgtaacaatttgatactaatttaacatgatttacagaaaataaaaggattgaaattcgaaaatgctaatcagatcgaacatgtgggatatatcgcactacttgtgcgtttcgcaTCGCACTAtggtatacaagatatatcgtgggatatatcggccgatatcgtcgatatttaaaacactggttgtaGTCACCAAAACTCACAGTAGCCTCCCATATAAGGGCAACATTTCCTCTAGAAATCTGACACCCCCTAGGTACCAACCTCTTTCCGATTCCCTGCACTTGGTTATGATCATGTTTCTCCATAAGAGCATTATTTACCAAACGGCCACCACAATTTTGCTGAGAGCGCCCATTCCACCCCTTTATCCAACCGATTCCAATACCTCCTTCCTTTAACTGTTGTACTCATTCTTTCAGAAGGTGATATTTGCATCTTTCCCTACGACCTTCACATATAAAGTCCCtttgtatttttttcaatttgttcaTCACTTGGATCATCATTTTAGAAATGGAGAGATAGCATGTTGTTAGATGAAAGAGTTGATTCCATGAGAGTAATTTAGCCTCCGAAGGATAGATACATTTTCTTTCAAGATGCTAGTTTTCATCTCAAATCTTTCAACCCTTGGCTTCCAACTCACATATGCCTGCAGATTAGACCTGAAAGGTAGCGGAAGATATTTCACTGGAAGAGACATTGCCTACGTCCTAAAGAATTGGCCAGCTCCTCCAATAGGGTTTAATGTAATCCTATTCCCAAGATGGCACTTCTATTAAAGTTGACCTCGAGCACAAAAGCCCAAACACCATTGCGAAACATCTCATAATCATTTTAGTAATCCGAACTCATAAGTGGATTCGCAGAAAAAGATGATACTATGcaaattgaaaattaaagattGGGACACCTGGGACACCGATACAGAAACCGCGAAAGATATTCAAATTTGAAATGGTGACTGGTGATGATTGGTTTACTAAAGCTTTCAATAAGAATGGGGAAGAGAAATGATGATAAAGGATTACCATGGCAGAGTCCTCACAAGTTTTTGAAGAAACCTTTTGGGGGACCCATTTAGTAGAATGGAAAAATGAAGGAACATGATCCAGGCGTCAATCCATCTTCTCCCTTTCATACCAAATCTGATATTTacaacccatttttcaaaccatttTATGCTTAAAATATAAGATATCTTCAAGGGAAAATTGGAAATAAAAGTACTGAAGGCAAGAAAAAATCAGTTGTGGTGTACAATGGGTTGTAGCCTCGTAGGTGATGATTCCTCATTAATTAATAGATTGATCCTACATGAATGTCGCATGCATAGCACACAAAGACAAAACATGAAATTGGGTGCAAGGGAGTTTTCTCCAAGGAGTTACAAtattattttactattttacATAGAGGCCATGATATTTTTGTAATACACAAGAAATGGCCAAAATGAAAAATCCATCATTAAAACTATTGACCAGATCAAGTCATTTAAGGAGAACATGCAAATACCAACACATAGTTACAAGAAAGTGCTCGAGGGAATTTGGTCTTTCTGCATTTCTACATGTCAATTTTTTTGCCAACAGCAACCTTTGGCAAGTAGCATTGGATGAACCCAATGGTATGTGATCCAAGTAAATCAGATTATGACGGCCAGTTTGCTTCCCATACAAGATGGAAATGCATTTCATCCCAGCTAAGGGCATCTATAGGAAATTTCACAGGGTATTATAGCTCCTACAGAACCTATACCCAAAGTCGAATCTCCGACCTTTCTGCATGCCACTTCATATTAAATCACgtttatttataaaataaatacacAACGTGGATCCTTACTCAACTTAATCCATATGATAAGCACAGACTTGGGATACAATTCATATCAAGTTATAAAATCCCTCCCACCCCACCCACCCAAGGTATTAGAAAACCGCTACGTAACAGCTAttacataacagtaacggtgggaACCTTTATGCATTACGGGGCCATAATAGCCgttacaaaaaagaagaagaagaagaagcctgtAACAGCCCTGTAATGGCCCATTATGGGACCAATccagttattaaaaaaaaaaaaaacagcccatATCGTAATGGTAACAGCAGTTGCCGCCATTGCAGTTATTGAATACCCTCCTGCACCAGCCCCAGGCTATCTACTTGGACCTCCATTTTGAAACTTGTGAACAAAGTGTGTGCATGCCCTTGCCAATTGCAAACATCCCGCGGGAAAAAGAATTATAAGATTGTATGAGCCAAACAATCATATCACACCCGTGATTGTGAGCCACATGCCATATTTGAATCCCACAATCAGggacatccatccatacatacacaCAAACCATCCTATCATCCAAGACACAGAAGGTCTCATGTCCCATACAACATGCATAGAAGGTCCCATGTCCCATAAAACATGCACAAGGCACCACCTCAGACTCAACCACTGGCAGCAATGCACATGATGTATACTTAACTTCCCGAAAAGAATTCAAGTCAAAAAGTTGTGGATCTAACCCTTCAAGGGCTATAAACATACAGGAGGAGGAAATAAGCTCACAAGTTCCACACGTATTTCCTACGCATTCAGCTTGCAACTTGAGGGGATAATTGCATGCCAAGTGCAACTTGATCAAGGAGGGAACCAAttgcaatgaagttcaacataccAGATTGAAAGTTCAATCATACAAGAGAAAAGATACaatgactgtgagcaagctcaacaatcATATCGTCTTATACTAGAGATCACCACCCCTCCCAACACAATTACCATAGAGAAGCAAGAGAATTTgttcaaaagaaaatatcattcaaCCATGTCTTATTCCATAGGGCCTTTGCTCTAATAATACTTATTTCCTATCATACAGATATATTTCCTAacatagaaaaatgaaaaagaacaagaaaattagaaacaatctaaaaaagaaaattgggTCTTTTCTTGTGCATTCGTGTGGAGCATGCTAGTGTGGGGTGGGACGCGATTGCATCAATGCCAAAGTCACATTTCTTGCGGGGAATGGATAATCACTCAGTGCTGAACAAGTCTGATTATGATATAATTTCCACGACAATGGTGGAACCTCTTGACATACATTCCCCCTTTCTGCTCAAACATGCTATCCGCATGAATTTTTCTGACTCGAGCATACACTTATCTGTTTGCATTGACACCTAATCTTGAAATTCGAGTTATATCAGCGAATGTTTGATCACCCAAAACCCAAAATATAAATAATCAGAACCACACGATTTCCGTTCAGAAGCAAATTTGGGTGTATGTCCTTCTGTTCTGAATCTAGTCACTGGAATATATGAAATTCCACACCTAGATATTCTGAAATATGAAAGAAAAACCAGAGGAAATTCAAGAACTCTGCAGAATTCGGAATCACACACAAACCTACCTGAAGGCACTGCGGGTCGATTCCGCCTTACTTCTTCCTCAGTACAAACACGTCTGTCTCCTCATATGCGTACTCCGAATGAAGATGCTCATGCGGGACCTTCTCTACGTCAAAGGCCCTCTCACacatttcccagaacaactggtgAGCCTCCGGCGATCTCAGCTGGTACCCGAGGAGGACGACGCCAGTGGGGGCCACGAGCGCCTCCATGGCGGAGACGAGGTGCGGAGCCGAGTCTTCGAGATAAACTACATCTGCAGCGATCACGAAATCGAACGGGGGGTTGAGGGCCGCCAGCTGTTTGTGGTTATTCCAGTAGAGCTGGGCGGTCTTGGGGGCCTTGGCGAAGGCGGGCTTGTTGTGCTTAAGGTTGCGCTTGAGGGCGGGCATGACGGGAGCGATGTCGGTCAGGACGATGTCGGTGAGGCCGAGGATGGAAAGGGCCATGCCGGTGGGCCCACAGCCGGCCCCTAGCTCGATGGCTCGCTTGTTGGGGAAATGGAGGAGCTGGGCGTAGGGATTTGGATTGGGGGCAGAAGGTGAGGTTGGAAGCCAACGGTCTATGAACTTGGCGAGGACGAGGGAGCACGGCCAGACGGAGGTGCCGACGTGCATCGAGCCGTTGTCTTGCTCGATGGAGAGGTGGGCATGGCCCACCTGGAGCTCGACGACGGGGGAGTCCTTGAATCGCATCCGGCTGTTGAAATGCCTCGCTCCTCCGTTTCTCTTCCTTTCCGTACGCGGATTCACGCCTGTAGAAGTTTACTACTTCTAGTGGGCCACCTGATCAACGGCTGCTAGCTCACCAAGTGCGAGCTCTTTCCTAGAAGAGTTCATTTCATATCTCCCGGGACTCTGGATACGGGCTCTTGGGCCTACTACACGTTTGAGTGGTCCTGCGATTGGAATCGTCAATGCGTGTATTCTGCGCTACACGGCGGTCGTGGGAAACTCAGCACAACGGGCCGTGAAACATGTTCGCCCCGTCTCAGGAAGGCTTAATAGACAggaatccggatcctctgttacacAAGCAGAGATTTTCTACTCGTTGAAATGTGATTGCTCAGCACTGCCGTATGAAatggcgcggattaggtacttaaCCCCGACCGTCCCGAGATAGGGACAAGCTAGGGCTCttgggccactgtgatatatggattttatccacactgtccatgcaTTTTTTCCATGTAATTTTAGGCAGGGGtcacaaaaatcaggcagatgtaaggttcaaatgggccacaccacaggaagcagtggggttAATGACACCTATCTttgaaaacttcctaaagcccaccgtgatatttatttttaatccaaactgttcataagatcataatatttatttttaatccaacctgttcataagatcatacaaacttGGACGAAGGTAAAacagaatatcagcttgatccaaaactaatgtggtgCCCAAGAAGTTTTGAACTATAAGCGTTTGATCCCCATCTCCACTTGAGAATCGGATTTACCTCGTTTTTATGCCCCGAGCCTAAAATGACAGGGAGAAATGCATGTACCGTGtgaataaaatccatacatcactgtggccctcGAAGCCCTAGCCTGTCCCCATCTTGGGATGGAGAAGTAACTATTCAGCCCGGTGCAAGAAGGGCGCAgttatgatgtggcccaatcaccTTGCAACAAGCAAGGTAGCAAGCACAGGATATGAACTCTTTTAAAATGCCTACATTGTCACATGTggtagcagattggctggtgtgcaaCACGCCACAGACCAAGCTGGTGTGGCTACTTGTCGTGTGAAGACGACTAGTGACATTTCTCGCTCCGAGTTGCATTAACGGCTcgaagaagatcaaagttacatggaccccacaattatatatttattatatccacaaccttcacagatgattttagagcatgagcacaAAGATTAGGGCCAacttgggagcttggatttggaaccccttgcaTTTGGAACTCCCTGGCTCTCGAATCCTCCCATTATGTTTGGCAGCTGGAATTTAGAATTCTCTCTAATCCAAAAGTAATTATACATAGCATATTTacaaggtttgaatttaattactaaatcaactttaatatttctaattagtgaatttaattactaaattaattttaatatctctaattagtgtatgtatgtaatatttgacactgaTTAGGTCTCGGATGAGCCACAAGTTTCAACAACctctaatccaaaagtagttatacaTAGCATATTTACAAGGTTTGAatataattactaaatcaactttaatatttctaattagtgaatttaattactaaattaattttaatatctctaatatgtatgtaatatttgacacaatgattaagtctcggatgggccacaagtttCAACCACcctccccacccccccccccccccaaaacaaaaaatccaaggtgccaaacaatcCCTTAGTcccatcaaaagctcaagtagaccactacaaatagcagtgggataatgattctcaccattaaaatactcgtagggcccaccataatgtttattttccatctaatctaccaAACGATCCCTTAGTcccatcaaaagctcaagtagaccactacaaatagcagtgggataatgattctcaccattaaaatactcgtagggcccactataatatttattttccatctaatctattcataaggtcacacggacctagatgacaatggtaaaaaaaatcatattaatccaaaacttatatgactcccaaaaagatttcaatggtagacacttaATATCCCTGttttacagtgtggttcacttgatatttggatagccttaagataagctcaccaaatggatgaacagttaggataaaacacatacttggTGAGGTCAACACACCAGCCGGATtagtggtgtatggtacaccagccaatcggcttctgCCACATGCGGCCGCTTCTACATATGCCTCTATCAATAAGATTTGGCTACATCATCACTGCCTCCATTTAATACTGTTGTGCTAACAAAGTTAAcgatgacatggaccaatcacattgcaacaagcaGCAAAATCACTGCTTGTGGCAAGCCGGCATGTGACAATGTAGGCACTTAAAAAATGGTTGTGACAGACAATTGGCTAGACATATGTGATGGAAAACTATTGAGAATAAAATTTTCTAATCTTGCTCTACCTTTCTATAGTTATATGCTATTACTAATACTAGTATATAAGGATATAGCTTATTGGCCTCTGCCCGTGTTGATATGATGGCCATGATaaattatttataagaaaaatccTCTGAgccagaagatcctagccatcaaattgCTGACCACACTGACCTTAGATCATAGCATTTTGTTCATCGAACCGTTCGGTCCACTCAATTTGCTGGGTTAGTACTTTTCCAGGTGGAGAACTTTGAGAAGGCAATCTTGAGGGCTTCAAATAGCCTATTTGACCCTAAATGTAGGAATGAAAACCCGAGCATCTAGTGGAATTGTCATGGGTTAATCATCCTGGAAACTTGAATACACTAATTATAATAATTACATAATGATTATTTCTATATTGGAAGTAGGATTCTAAATTTAGAAAAACCTATTTGAATAGTTGACGCAAGGGAGGATGTGAGGTCCAGCATCATCTTTCTCacgaggataactattccgaatccacggaacttctttggactcctcacagagacttctcgaatccacaaggaaagaaaacaagaaaatagaaataaattctaataaattcaaaattgattgattaatgaataaaaatgagttcacaaccctttaaataggggtaccaagcaatgagagagaaatcagaatcaaactacgactaaaactcctagaattcacgacttactataaatagtaaacttattatttatagacagtcgtgatttc is drawn from Magnolia sinica isolate HGM2019 chromosome 5, MsV1, whole genome shotgun sequence and contains these coding sequences:
- the LOC131245273 gene encoding uncharacterized protein LOC131245273 produces the protein MRFKDSPVVELQVGHAHLSIEQDNGSMHVGTSVWPCSLVLAKFIDRWLPTSPSAPNPNPYAQLLHFPNKRAIELGAGCGPTGMALSILGLTDIVLTDIAPVMPALKRNLKHNKPAFAKAPKTAQLYWNNHKQLAALNPPFDFVIAADVVYLEDSAPHLVSAMEALVAPTGVVLLGYQLRSPEAHQLFWEMCERAFDVEKVPHEHLHSEYAYEETDVFVLRKK